In Vibrio diazotrophicus, the following proteins share a genomic window:
- a CDS encoding DUF4242 domain-containing protein has protein sequence MPKYVIEREVEGASNLTPKELQDIAQTSCGVLQQLGPKIQWQETYVTPNKIYCVFIAENKELVRKHAEMGGFPANQINEVTSVIDPTAAEVA, from the coding sequence ATGCCTAAATATGTTATCGAGAGAGAAGTTGAAGGTGCCAGCAATCTTACACCGAAAGAACTTCAGGATATTGCTCAAACATCTTGTGGAGTACTGCAGCAACTTGGCCCTAAAATACAGTGGCAAGAGACGTATGTTACTCCCAACAAAATCTATTGCGTTTTTATAGCGGAAAATAAAGAACTCGTCCGTAAGCATGCTGAAATGGGAGGATTCCCAGCCAACCAAATTAACGAAGTAACATCTGTTATAGACCCAACTGCTGCTGAGGTAGCTTAG
- a CDS encoding ATP-binding protein, with product MNEQERTLVERYFRNIERTITLSAGSKVIQQDGYNDRLYYVHSGELVGDFEEYEGRHVKVFSASKGAFIGVHSFFSGTWTASSTVVAQTEVKLSWIDRHCEAVEVEKFGPLSTQFMPVIVAELNRRQRRAHQEAVEKEKALEKLHSAEQMTTLAQLAAGISHELNNAIGVVSSKSERLESLFMELLEEVHPEASQFFDYGLMHGQKVSSSEARRRGLILERKYQLPKNIARELARAVPEDELSSHWISNANLAIRYWQMGRDLHDLRVASSHTVGIVKSVKQLARSEVNLDEELDINDTINRALTLLQSDLRRVSVRMRSGNLPKLKGSQTEWVQVWVNIVKNACDAMMVTPEPRLDIQTKYSKHRLLVTLTNNGPEIDEATRRKIFQPSFTTKKDGLSFGLGLGLSIVKRIVSSYGGSIAVKSDQDATIFRIKLPVEDDHGET from the coding sequence ATGAATGAACAAGAACGCACGCTTGTAGAGCGTTACTTCAGAAACATTGAGAGAACGATAACCCTGTCAGCGGGCAGTAAAGTGATTCAGCAAGACGGTTACAATGACCGACTTTACTATGTCCATTCTGGTGAACTGGTGGGGGATTTTGAAGAGTATGAAGGTCGCCATGTAAAGGTGTTTTCTGCATCAAAAGGCGCGTTTATTGGCGTACACAGTTTCTTTTCTGGAACATGGACGGCTTCTTCAACGGTTGTGGCTCAAACGGAAGTAAAACTCAGTTGGATAGACAGGCACTGTGAAGCCGTAGAGGTAGAAAAATTCGGCCCACTCAGTACTCAATTTATGCCGGTCATTGTTGCGGAGTTAAATCGTCGCCAGCGTCGAGCGCATCAGGAAGCGGTAGAAAAAGAGAAAGCGTTGGAAAAACTGCACTCCGCAGAACAGATGACCACATTGGCACAGTTAGCTGCGGGCATTTCTCACGAGCTAAACAATGCAATAGGTGTAGTTAGCAGTAAGAGCGAACGTCTTGAAAGCCTTTTTATGGAACTGTTGGAAGAGGTTCATCCCGAGGCCAGCCAGTTCTTTGATTATGGATTAATGCATGGTCAAAAAGTCTCTTCCAGTGAAGCTAGACGGCGAGGATTGATACTAGAACGTAAGTATCAACTTCCTAAAAACATTGCGAGAGAACTTGCACGCGCCGTACCGGAAGACGAATTGTCTTCTCATTGGATAAGTAACGCGAATCTCGCCATTCGTTACTGGCAAATGGGCAGGGATTTACACGATCTACGTGTGGCGTCGAGCCACACTGTAGGCATTGTGAAGTCCGTTAAGCAGCTTGCAAGAAGTGAAGTTAATCTCGATGAAGAGCTAGACATTAACGACACAATAAACAGAGCGCTGACCCTTTTGCAGAGTGACTTGCGTAGAGTTTCAGTAAGAATGAGATCGGGCAATTTACCTAAGTTAAAAGGATCGCAAACAGAATGGGTTCAGGTGTGGGTCAACATCGTTAAGAACGCTTGTGATGCCATGATGGTGACGCCGGAGCCAAGATTAGATATCCAAACCAAATATAGTAAGCATCGTCTTCTCGTCACCTTGACCAATAACGGGCCTGAAATCGATGAAGCGACAAGGCGGAAAATCTTTCAACCAAGCTTCACTACTAAGAAAGATGGGTTGTCGTTTGGTTTAGGTTTGGGGTTGTCTATCGTTAAGCGAATCGTTTCAAGTTATGGCGGAAGTATCGCGGTCAAAAGCGATCAAGACGCAACCATTTTCAGAATAAAGTTACCAGTAGAGGATGACCATGGAGAAACTTAA
- a CDS encoding sugar efflux transporter has product MFKSQTPVLFAINGLTALAFSFIMPIMSLFLVSELHTEPALIGLYTSLTALMTIIVSQKLTGLIDKGVPSKFLLLLSLAGIFSAAIMFSLATEFWHAIVIGCLLMPVASSSIPLILTVIRRYADSTGKNSAKLNSQMRSAVSFLWIFGPPLAFLSVDQFGFDNNFYISAAIAGFVIIWIAFLFQMPVMESDKVKNKPKIKLPSAVWFLGVVILIANIANSTYINAMPLFMTHELGLSKSFPGILLGITAAVEIPAMLLAVGWAQRFGKSQVIRFGFVAGAAFYLGMYFNTSINIFLALQILNGLFFGIFVGLGITIMQDFAPTAVGKASAFYTNAMLVGTMIGTSTMGIISQYFGFKAPLLLCLGAITCSFVGLILFDAYIANQQRKVQCA; this is encoded by the coding sequence TTGTTTAAAAGCCAAACTCCGGTTTTGTTCGCTATCAATGGACTGACCGCACTCGCTTTTTCTTTTATTATGCCCATAATGAGTTTGTTCCTTGTTAGTGAACTTCATACGGAACCAGCGCTTATTGGCCTCTATACATCCCTAACTGCATTGATGACGATTATTGTCAGCCAGAAACTAACAGGGTTGATTGATAAAGGCGTACCAAGCAAGTTTCTATTATTGCTATCGCTTGCTGGTATTTTTTCTGCGGCCATAATGTTTTCTCTCGCAACAGAGTTTTGGCATGCTATCGTTATTGGCTGCCTCTTAATGCCAGTGGCTTCAAGCTCAATTCCTCTTATCTTGACCGTAATAAGACGCTATGCAGATTCAACCGGAAAAAACAGCGCCAAGCTCAATTCTCAAATGCGCTCTGCCGTTTCTTTTCTTTGGATATTTGGCCCACCTTTAGCTTTTTTATCAGTCGACCAATTTGGTTTCGATAACAATTTCTATATTTCAGCCGCTATAGCCGGTTTTGTGATTATTTGGATTGCATTCTTGTTCCAAATGCCTGTCATGGAATCAGACAAAGTTAAAAACAAACCTAAAATCAAGCTGCCTTCAGCTGTCTGGTTTCTTGGGGTTGTCATACTTATCGCTAACATTGCTAACAGCACTTACATCAATGCAATGCCTCTCTTTATGACTCATGAACTCGGTTTATCAAAATCTTTCCCTGGCATCTTATTGGGAATAACAGCGGCGGTCGAAATACCTGCGATGCTATTAGCTGTTGGCTGGGCACAGCGCTTTGGGAAAAGCCAAGTGATACGGTTTGGATTTGTGGCCGGTGCCGCTTTTTACCTTGGTATGTATTTCAATACGTCAATAAACATCTTCTTGGCTTTGCAGATTTTGAATGGGCTTTTTTTTGGCATTTTTGTTGGTCTAGGCATTACCATCATGCAAGATTTTGCACCAACTGCCGTAGGTAAAGCTTCGGCGTTTTATACTAATGCAATGCTGGTTGGCACTATGATCGGGACAAGCACCATGGGTATTATTTCACAGTATTTTGGGTTTAAAGCTCCGTTGCTTCTGTGCTTAGGCGCTATCACTTGTTCGTTTGTTGGTTTGATACTGTTTGACGCCTATATTGCAAATCAACAACGCAAGGTGCAGTGTGCCTAA
- a CDS encoding HD domain-containing protein translates to MNQRLQQQLNLVLELDRLKSVLRRTRIQCAEDRLENSAEHSWHVAMMALVMQEHANEPVEISRVLKMLLMHDMVEIDAGDTFVYDAAASKEQAQKELAAAERLFGLLPDDQAEELFSLWREFEAAESADAKFAKALDRLIPMMLNFNNQGIGWRENNVTRQQALTVNRRIDDGSHTLWEYAQQMIEQATENGWLKA, encoded by the coding sequence ATGAATCAGCGATTGCAACAACAACTCAATCTGGTGTTGGAATTGGACAGACTAAAATCTGTGCTGCGTCGAACTCGTATTCAATGTGCGGAAGATAGACTAGAAAACAGTGCTGAGCACAGTTGGCACGTCGCTATGATGGCATTGGTGATGCAAGAGCATGCAAATGAACCTGTTGAGATTAGTCGGGTTCTGAAAATGTTATTGATGCATGACATGGTTGAAATTGATGCTGGCGACACCTTTGTATATGATGCAGCAGCTTCAAAAGAGCAAGCGCAAAAAGAGCTGGCTGCTGCTGAAAGGTTGTTCGGTTTATTACCAGACGATCAGGCGGAAGAGCTGTTTTCTCTATGGCGTGAATTCGAAGCCGCCGAGAGCGCGGATGCTAAATTTGCCAAAGCGCTCGACAGATTGATTCCTATGATGCTGAATTTCAACAATCAGGGGATTGGTTGGAGAGAAAACAACGTAACTCGCCAACAAGCATTAACCGTGAATCGACGTATTGACGATGGTTCACATACGCTGTGGGAATATGCGCAGCAAATGATTGAACAAGCCACCGAAAATGGATGGCTCAAAGCCTAA
- a CDS encoding response regulator, which translates to MEKLNIICVDDQREVLSAVLQDLEPLCFWLNIEDCESASEALELMDELDANGEYVALVISDHVMPEKTGVELLTEISADARFTYTKKVLLTGQATHSDTINAINSAGINRYFEKPWGTRELVECVRTLVTEFIFDKGLDYTEWQSNLDQSVVLNRLR; encoded by the coding sequence ATGGAGAAACTTAATATCATATGCGTGGATGACCAGAGGGAAGTGCTAAGCGCAGTGTTACAAGACCTAGAGCCTCTCTGCTTCTGGCTGAATATCGAAGACTGTGAGTCAGCCTCTGAAGCGTTAGAACTTATGGATGAACTCGATGCTAACGGCGAGTATGTTGCTTTGGTGATCTCAGACCATGTTATGCCAGAAAAAACAGGTGTTGAACTCCTTACAGAAATTAGTGCAGATGCTCGTTTTACCTATACTAAAAAAGTTCTGCTCACCGGACAGGCAACCCATTCTGACACTATAAATGCAATTAATAGTGCTGGTATTAATCGCTACTTTGAAAAGCCTTGGGGCACAAGAGAGTTAGTGGAATGTGTCAGAACATTAGTCACTGAGTTCATATTTGATAAAGGTCTTGATTATACTGAATGGCAGAGTAATTTAGACCAGTCTGTTGTTTTGAATCGACTGCGTTAA
- a CDS encoding response regulator codes for MYHSFSYTPTLLVIDDIPENLSLMYKLLKDDYKVKGANSGDKGLSIAANDKPDLILLDVMMPVMDGFEVCSHLKANPLTKDIPVIFITAKDESIDERRGLELGAVDYITKPIVPEIVKARVRTHLSLKMASDLLKGENESLEKEVQKRTQESIKQIEDLHVIQDIAFNAMISLAETRDNETGNHIRRTQLYIKLLAERLRLDPNYVNQLDDNTINLLFKSAPLHDIGKIGIPDHILMKKGKLTEEEFEIMKTHTTIGFEAINKAEENNGKVMSFLRVAKEIAHYHHEKWDGSGYPEGLSGEDIPLSARLMAIVDVYDALISKRIYKPAFSHDEAIKMISSESGAHFDPTIVEAFMDIQEDIHSIAIRYV; via the coding sequence ATGTACCATTCTTTTTCGTACACTCCGACATTGCTTGTCATAGACGATATCCCCGAAAATCTCAGCTTAATGTATAAGCTGTTAAAAGATGATTACAAAGTTAAAGGCGCCAATAGTGGCGACAAAGGTTTATCAATCGCCGCTAACGATAAACCAGACTTAATTTTGCTTGATGTCATGATGCCTGTTATGGATGGCTTTGAAGTATGTTCGCATTTAAAAGCGAATCCTTTAACCAAAGATATTCCCGTTATATTTATCACTGCAAAGGACGAAAGTATTGATGAAAGGAGAGGGCTTGAGTTAGGGGCTGTAGACTACATCACGAAACCTATCGTGCCTGAAATCGTCAAGGCACGGGTTAGAACTCATTTATCTTTAAAAATGGCCTCAGATCTACTTAAGGGGGAAAATGAGTCATTAGAAAAAGAGGTTCAAAAGAGAACTCAAGAAAGTATTAAGCAAATTGAAGATTTACATGTCATTCAGGATATCGCGTTTAACGCGATGATCTCGCTTGCTGAGACTCGTGACAACGAAACGGGCAATCACATTCGCCGCACACAATTATATATTAAACTCCTAGCTGAACGTCTACGTTTAGACCCTAATTATGTCAATCAATTGGACGACAACACTATCAACTTACTCTTTAAATCCGCACCCTTACACGATATAGGAAAAATAGGCATTCCAGACCATATATTGATGAAGAAAGGAAAGTTAACAGAAGAAGAGTTTGAGATCATGAAAACTCATACCACTATTGGGTTTGAAGCAATCAATAAGGCTGAAGAGAACAATGGTAAAGTGATGAGTTTTCTCCGTGTTGCCAAGGAAATTGCACATTATCATCATGAAAAATGGGATGGTAGCGGTTATCCGGAAGGATTGTCGGGCGAAGATATACCACTTTCGGCACGACTTATGGCTATTGTTGATGTTTATGATGCATTGATCAGTAAGCGTATTTATAAACCGGCCTTTAGTCATGATGAAGCCATCAAAATGATCAGTAGTGAAAGTGGCGCTCATTTTGATCCAACCATCGTTGAAGCATTTATGGATATTCAAGAGGATATCCATTCAATCGCAATACGTTACGTGTGA
- a CDS encoding NUDIX hydrolase, giving the protein MEVFECVSFILLKGKQVLLEHRSKLKETDPGMIAIPGGHLEAGETQQQALLRELKEELNVTPRNAKYLCSLYHPTIELQLLHYYVITEWEGVIVPLEADAVDWFEIDNAPVATEADQIALAEISRVNQLLVD; this is encoded by the coding sequence ATGGAAGTATTTGAATGTGTGTCATTTATCTTATTGAAAGGTAAACAAGTTTTATTAGAGCATCGCTCAAAATTAAAAGAAACCGATCCCGGTATGATCGCAATACCCGGCGGTCATTTAGAAGCTGGTGAGACCCAACAGCAAGCATTATTACGAGAACTAAAAGAAGAACTCAATGTGACACCAAGAAATGCGAAATATCTCTGTTCACTCTATCATCCAACGATTGAACTACAGCTTTTGCACTATTACGTTATCACCGAATGGGAAGGTGTAATTGTTCCATTAGAAGCGGACGCTGTTGATTGGTTTGAAATTGACAACGCACCTGTAGCAACAGAAGCTGACCAAATCGCACTTGCAGAAATTAGTCGTGTAAATCAGTTATTAGTTGATTGA
- a CDS encoding DUF2947 domain-containing protein: MSYLPLDDYQRKWIFTHQSMPVPEEDLAQIKPMTQLRAAQYWKENLSSQSPDAERFSSQDWPSKADSWSNEIDWMAEWESDDEDLPQAVLEHIDWQDDVTVYFCYEKYNVIETKWSVFKRHWKNFLFYDDGPILLGRRRKEALWFKTNGKVKLGTHD, encoded by the coding sequence ATGTCGTATTTGCCTTTGGATGATTACCAAAGAAAATGGATTTTTACCCATCAATCTATGCCAGTTCCAGAAGAGGATTTGGCACAGATAAAACCTATGACTCAACTTCGCGCTGCTCAGTATTGGAAAGAGAACTTAAGCTCGCAGAGCCCAGATGCAGAGCGTTTCAGCTCTCAAGACTGGCCTAGCAAGGCAGACAGTTGGTCGAACGAAATAGACTGGATGGCTGAGTGGGAGAGTGATGATGAAGATCTACCACAAGCTGTGTTAGAACACATTGACTGGCAAGACGATGTTACTGTCTATTTTTGTTATGAAAAATACAATGTGATTGAAACCAAATGGTCCGTGTTTAAACGTCACTGGAAGAACTTCTTATTCTACGATGATGGTCCTATTCTGCTTGGTCGCCGTCGCAAAGAAGCGCTGTGGTTTAAAACCAATGGCAAAGTGAAATTAGGCACCCACGATTAA
- a CDS encoding SLC13 family permease, which produces MVRPYLKFIIPIVIPLLILLMPLSAFPFDGLTLIQQRVIAIFLLAALLWVFEPIPIYATSVVIIVLELLMLSNKGLILFRLNESQPEFGQLLKYSDIMATFASPIIMLFLGGFFLAMAATKYRLDVNLARVLLKPFGQNPKYVMLGLMLITGVFSMFMSNTATTAMMLSILAPVIAVFGPKDPGRIAFALCIPVAANIGGIGTPIGTPPNAIALKYLVGDNLITFGEWMAFGVPFVVVMMALSWFLICSLYKADQQRIELTIKGKFLKTPKALVVYITFAATILLWLVGDLHGMNSYTVALIPVAVFSVTGIINKEDLKKISWDVLWLVSGGIALGLALDKTGLAALVVHSIPFGDFSPYVVLFGAALLCLLMANFMSHTATANLLMPIMAALGASMTSLSALGGEVTLILVVTFAASLGMSLPISTPPNALAHATGYVQSNQMARVGVVLGLVGVLLSFVMVAALNVIGFIG; this is translated from the coding sequence ATGGTACGCCCTTACTTAAAATTTATTATTCCAATTGTAATACCTTTACTTATTTTGCTTATGCCGTTGTCGGCTTTTCCATTCGACGGTTTGACGCTTATTCAGCAACGTGTCATTGCAATCTTCTTGCTTGCTGCCCTGTTGTGGGTGTTTGAACCCATCCCAATCTACGCCACTTCGGTTGTTATCATTGTCCTTGAATTGCTGATGCTTTCAAACAAAGGGCTTATTCTGTTTCGTTTAAACGAATCGCAACCCGAGTTTGGGCAACTGCTTAAATACAGCGACATTATGGCAACCTTCGCAAGCCCAATTATTATGCTGTTTCTCGGCGGTTTCTTTTTGGCGATGGCGGCAACTAAGTATCGATTGGATGTCAACTTAGCTCGGGTATTACTCAAGCCATTTGGTCAGAATCCTAAATACGTCATGCTTGGCTTAATGCTGATCACGGGCGTTTTTTCGATGTTTATGTCTAATACTGCAACAACGGCGATGATGCTTTCTATATTGGCACCCGTTATTGCTGTGTTTGGGCCGAAAGACCCGGGACGGATAGCGTTTGCTCTGTGTATTCCTGTCGCCGCGAATATCGGCGGGATAGGAACTCCAATCGGAACGCCGCCTAACGCTATAGCACTCAAATATCTCGTCGGTGACAATCTGATTACTTTTGGTGAATGGATGGCGTTTGGTGTGCCGTTTGTGGTTGTCATGATGGCATTGTCGTGGTTTTTAATTTGCTCACTATACAAAGCTGATCAGCAACGAATTGAGCTGACGATTAAAGGCAAATTCCTTAAGACACCAAAGGCTTTGGTTGTGTATATCACTTTTGCCGCGACCATATTGCTCTGGTTGGTGGGGGATTTACACGGTATGAACTCGTATACCGTGGCTTTAATTCCCGTCGCAGTATTCTCAGTAACAGGGATCATCAACAAAGAAGATTTGAAAAAGATATCTTGGGATGTGCTCTGGCTGGTATCCGGTGGTATCGCATTGGGGCTGGCGTTAGATAAAACAGGGTTAGCCGCTCTGGTTGTTCACAGCATTCCTTTCGGTGATTTTTCGCCTTACGTGGTGTTGTTTGGCGCTGCGTTGTTATGTCTGCTAATGGCAAACTTTATGTCTCATACTGCGACCGCAAACTTACTTATGCCGATAATGGCAGCATTGGGCGCTTCAATGACATCTCTTAGCGCACTAGGTGGTGAAGTTACGTTGATTTTAGTGGTGACCTTTGCTGCCTCTTTGGGCATGTCGTTACCGATCAGTACACCTCCTAATGCTTTGGCTCATGCTACTGGCTACGTGCAAAGTAACCAGATGGCAAGAGTTGGTGTTGTACTTGGACTCGTAGGGGTGTTGTTGAGTTTTGTCATGGTTGCGGCTTTGAATGTGATCGGATTCATCGGTTAG
- a CDS encoding GNAT family N-acetyltransferase — protein sequence MESNSTPTSVYETDGEILLVTAQFSDAERIAQYFKENREHLKPWDPAREEAFFTAEGWQQRLLKLTEVHKLSLGYYLLIIDAKTDKMLGTISFSNLNRFPIYTCNVGYSLACDAQGKGTMTRALQMACNYMFSVQNMHRIMAAYIPRNKRSESVLERVGFSHEGHAKDYILINGKWEDHNLMSLINAHWKEE from the coding sequence ATTGAATCGAACAGCACGCCAACGTCAGTCTATGAAACGGATGGCGAAATACTACTGGTTACCGCTCAGTTCAGTGATGCTGAGCGCATTGCCCAATACTTCAAAGAGAACCGAGAACACCTAAAGCCATGGGACCCTGCGCGTGAAGAAGCCTTCTTTACTGCAGAAGGCTGGCAGCAGAGGTTACTTAAACTCACCGAAGTACATAAACTTTCTCTGGGCTACTATCTGCTGATTATTGATGCCAAGACCGATAAAATGCTTGGCACTATTTCATTCAGTAACTTAAATCGTTTTCCTATCTACACCTGCAATGTTGGGTATTCACTTGCCTGTGATGCACAAGGCAAAGGAACCATGACTCGTGCATTGCAAATGGCATGCAACTACATGTTTTCTGTTCAGAATATGCATCGCATTATGGCGGCTTACATTCCTCGTAATAAACGCAGTGAAAGTGTTCTTGAACGTGTGGGTTTCTCGCACGAAGGGCATGCCAAAGACTACATTCTGATTAATGGTAAGTGGGAAGATCACAACCTGATGTCACTGATTAACGCGCATTGGAAAGAGGAATAA
- the tyrR gene encoding transcriptional regulator TyrR, whose protein sequence is MRLEVFCEDRLGLTRELLDILASKNIDLRGIEIDISGIIYLNCPDIDFETFSELMAEIRRISGVKDVRKIQFMPMERHNTELISLLNNLPDAVLSIDLKGSVDMANHSALSLFNKDNGDMNGVHISTLLPSFNFQRWIEGSKSRLREEIVLDGLDYLMEMMPVYITGESKESTFASAMMIIRPRVTGVATETQLSLHNNLGFEHFVGISNRHKALITQAKKLAMLDQPLLIEGDTGTGKEMLARACHNRSDRADHPFLVLSCASMPDDVAETELFGHAPGSFNHEQGHKGIFEQANGGTVLLDEIGEMSPHLQIKLLRFLQDGTFRRVGEEHEIHVNVRVIASTRYKLAELAESGKFREDLFYRLNVLTLTIPPLRERPSDVQPLLELFISKHTAKLGMAKPKLDEGLLDQLALYQWPGNIRQLDNMVLRALTELQDDVLTAELFHLPQLESNNVGVTNINLDGSLDDIMKDYEAQVLDRLYQSFPSSRKLAKRLDVSHTSVANKLRDYGIKKR, encoded by the coding sequence GTGCGCCTTGAAGTATTTTGCGAAGATAGACTTGGTCTGACTCGAGAACTCCTCGACATACTCGCCTCTAAAAATATCGATTTACGTGGTATCGAAATCGATATTTCCGGAATCATTTACTTAAACTGTCCAGACATTGATTTTGAAACTTTCAGTGAGTTAATGGCTGAAATTCGTAGAATTTCCGGTGTTAAAGACGTACGTAAAATTCAGTTTATGCCAATGGAAAGGCACAATACGGAACTGATTTCCTTATTGAACAATTTGCCTGATGCGGTGCTATCGATTGACCTGAAGGGCTCTGTCGATATGGCTAACCATTCTGCATTGTCTCTGTTTAACAAAGACAATGGCGATATGAATGGTGTACACATCTCAACGCTGTTACCAAGTTTCAATTTCCAGCGTTGGATAGAAGGCAGCAAGTCTCGTCTGCGCGAGGAGATCGTGTTGGATGGTCTGGATTACTTAATGGAAATGATGCCTGTGTACATCACTGGCGAATCCAAAGAATCTACCTTTGCCAGCGCTATGATGATCATTCGCCCTCGAGTCACCGGTGTTGCAACTGAAACTCAGCTGTCTCTGCATAACAACCTTGGTTTCGAGCACTTTGTCGGTATTTCGAATCGCCATAAGGCACTTATCACGCAAGCAAAAAAACTTGCGATGCTCGATCAACCATTGTTGATTGAAGGGGATACGGGGACAGGTAAAGAGATGCTTGCCCGGGCTTGTCATAATCGTTCAGACCGTGCTGATCATCCATTCTTAGTTTTAAGCTGTGCGTCTATGCCTGATGATGTGGCTGAGACTGAGTTGTTTGGTCATGCTCCGGGTTCGTTCAACCATGAGCAAGGTCATAAAGGTATCTTTGAACAAGCCAATGGTGGCACAGTACTGCTGGATGAAATCGGTGAAATGAGTCCTCATCTGCAAATTAAGCTGCTACGTTTCTTGCAAGATGGCACTTTCCGCCGCGTTGGTGAAGAACACGAAATCCATGTCAATGTGCGTGTGATTGCTTCTACACGTTATAAGCTGGCTGAGTTGGCAGAATCCGGCAAGTTCCGCGAAGACCTTTTCTACCGTCTCAATGTACTGACATTGACTATTCCACCGTTACGAGAGCGTCCTAGTGATGTTCAGCCTCTGTTGGAATTGTTTATTTCCAAGCACACTGCAAAACTTGGTATGGCTAAGCCGAAACTGGACGAAGGTTTGCTCGATCAACTGGCTTTGTATCAATGGCCGGGCAATATTCGTCAGCTAGATAATATGGTTTTACGTGCACTTACTGAGTTGCAAGATGATGTGCTTACTGCTGAACTTTTCCATCTGCCACAGTTGGAAAGCAATAATGTGGGTGTCACCAATATTAATCTTGATGGCTCACTGGACGACATCATGAAAGATTACGAAGCTCAAGTGCTTGACCGTTTGTATCAGTCTTTCCCTTCAAGCCGCAAACTGGCTAAGCGCCTAGATGTCTCACACACCTCTGTTGCCAACAAGCTTCGAGATTATGGAATTAAGAAACGTTGA